One genomic window of Mucilaginibacter sp. SJ includes the following:
- a CDS encoding 3-keto-disaccharide hydrolase, giving the protein MKMTRVFMFSCLLILGCAGPKKLADAGNADKGWTKLFNGTDINDWFVKINHHLVGENYGNTFRVEDGMIRVSYDQYGDFNDQFGHLYYKTPFSYYHLRFEYRFVGKQQKGAPDYTLLNSGVMFHSQDPRTMLKDQDWPISIEMQLLGGLGDGKPRPTGNMCSPGTDVVYKGKVSPDHCINSTSKTYDGDQWVKGELIVQGNKLITHIINGDTVLQYSRPTIGGGVAHGYDPKYKQDGKLLSSGFIALQSEGQPVDFRNIEIKQLPDTDR; this is encoded by the coding sequence ATGAAAATGACACGCGTTTTTATGTTTTCCTGCCTCCTCATATTGGGCTGCGCCGGGCCGAAAAAGCTGGCTGACGCCGGCAATGCCGACAAGGGCTGGACGAAGCTGTTTAACGGGACCGACATTAACGATTGGTTTGTAAAGATCAATCACCACCTGGTTGGCGAAAATTATGGCAATACCTTCCGGGTAGAAGACGGCATGATCAGGGTTAGCTATGATCAGTACGGCGATTTCAACGATCAGTTTGGTCATTTGTATTACAAAACCCCGTTCTCTTATTATCACCTGCGGTTTGAGTACCGCTTTGTTGGTAAACAGCAAAAAGGTGCGCCAGACTACACGCTCCTTAACAGCGGTGTCATGTTTCATTCACAGGATCCCCGCACGATGCTAAAGGACCAGGATTGGCCGATATCGATAGAAATGCAGCTATTAGGCGGCCTGGGCGACGGGAAACCAAGGCCAACAGGAAATATGTGTTCGCCCGGCACTGATGTTGTTTATAAAGGAAAGGTTTCGCCCGACCATTGTATCAATTCTACTTCAAAAACCTATGACGGTGACCAGTGGGTAAAGGGCGAACTGATTGTTCAGGGCAACAAATTAATCACCCATATCATCAACGGCGATACGGTACTTCAATACTCAAGGCCTACCATTGGCGGCGGTGTGGCACATGGCTACGATCCGAAGTATAAGCAGGATGGGAAATTATTAAGCAGCGGCTTTATCGCTTTACAAAGTGAAGGGCAGCCTGTCGATTTCAGGAATATAGAGATTAAACAGCTGCCGGATACTGACCGGTAG
- a CDS encoding family 43 glycosylhydrolase, whose amino-acid sequence MIKKILLKRITIAVMTLLVAGKAHAQHQKIINPGEVWPDNRGEHIQAHGGGIIKIKNTYYWYGEERRRGLDSNKRYVSCYASKDLTNWAFKGDVVQMTDPENLGQRWVLERPKVFYSKKSRQYVMYFHLDNATYKFARVGIAVSDRPDGDFKYLKSFRPLGHESRDIGQFIDDDGTPYLVFEDRPLGFHIVRLSEDCLSIDREMCLIAEHMEGGAIVHYKGLYYAIGSALTGWRPNPNRYATAKTLEGPWSEFKDIAPKEKNTYSSQSTLLLKVSGKKDTTVLFLGDIWKPKEQWDSRYLWMPVQIGDGKLWLPEPAPFKIDVKNGTAN is encoded by the coding sequence ATGATTAAAAAGATACTTTTAAAAAGAATAACCATTGCCGTCATGACGTTGCTGGTTGCCGGCAAGGCACATGCACAGCATCAAAAAATCATAAATCCCGGAGAAGTTTGGCCCGATAACCGCGGAGAACATATCCAGGCACATGGCGGCGGTATTATAAAAATAAAGAACACATACTATTGGTACGGCGAAGAAAGGCGGCGTGGACTGGATTCAAATAAACGTTATGTTAGCTGTTATGCGTCAAAAGACCTGACGAACTGGGCGTTCAAAGGCGATGTTGTTCAGATGACCGATCCTGAAAACCTGGGGCAGCGCTGGGTGCTGGAAAGGCCCAAAGTTTTCTACAGCAAAAAGAGCCGGCAATATGTCATGTATTTCCATCTTGACAATGCGACCTATAAGTTTGCCCGGGTTGGTATTGCCGTAAGCGACCGCCCTGACGGTGATTTTAAATACCTGAAAAGCTTCAGACCTTTGGGGCACGAAAGCCGGGACATTGGCCAGTTTATAGATGATGACGGTACGCCATACCTTGTTTTCGAAGACCGTCCGCTCGGGTTTCATATTGTTCGCCTTTCGGAAGATTGCCTCAGCATTGACCGGGAAATGTGCCTGATAGCCGAACATATGGAAGGCGGGGCCATAGTGCATTATAAGGGTCTTTATTACGCCATAGGCTCAGCGCTTACCGGCTGGAGGCCCAATCCTAACCGGTATGCCACAGCAAAGACCCTGGAAGGCCCGTGGTCGGAGTTTAAAGACATAGCGCCGAAGGAAAAAAATACATATAGTTCGCAATCTACCTTATTGCTTAAAGTTAGCGGGAAGAAGGATACCACAGTATTGTTCCTGGGGGATATCTGGAAACCGAAAGAACAATGGGATTCCCGTTATTTATGGATGCCTGTTCAGATCGGCGATGGCAAGCTTTGGCTTCCTGAGCCCGCCCCGTTTAAGATCGACGTGAAAAACGGCACTGCAAATTGA
- a CDS encoding PfkB family carbohydrate kinase yields the protein MSLLVIGTVAFDAIETPFGKTDKIVGGSATFASLGASYFYDKIKIVAVVGDDFPQHEIEDLQKHNVNTEGLQVKQGEKSFFWSGRYHNDMNSRDTLVTELNVLEAFDPIIPDSYQDCEYLMLGNLSPQVQQTVIARLKNRPKLIVMDTMNFWMDIALDELLKTIQLVDVLTINDAEARQLSGEFSLVKAARKILTMGPKYIIIKKGEHGALLFHEDKIFSAPALPLAEVFDPTGAGDTFAGGFIGYMAKVGTVNFNNMKNAIIFGSALASFCVEKFGSERLRNLSEEEIAARIQEFVGLSKFEL from the coding sequence ATGAGTTTGTTAGTTATTGGCACTGTGGCGTTTGATGCCATTGAAACCCCTTTTGGTAAAACCGATAAAATAGTAGGCGGCTCTGCAACCTTTGCAAGTTTGGGCGCTTCTTACTTTTATGATAAAATAAAAATTGTAGCGGTTGTTGGCGATGATTTTCCGCAGCACGAGATTGAGGACCTGCAAAAGCACAACGTTAATACCGAAGGTCTGCAGGTAAAACAGGGCGAGAAATCATTTTTCTGGAGCGGTCGTTACCATAACGACATGAACAGCCGCGATACCCTGGTAACTGAGCTTAACGTATTGGAAGCTTTCGATCCAATTATCCCTGATAGTTACCAGGATTGCGAATACCTGATGCTGGGCAACCTTTCTCCACAGGTGCAGCAAACTGTTATAGCGCGCCTTAAAAACCGTCCTAAGCTTATTGTAATGGACACCATGAACTTTTGGATGGATATTGCCCTTGATGAGCTTTTAAAAACCATCCAGCTGGTGGATGTGCTAACCATTAACGATGCCGAAGCCCGCCAGTTATCCGGCGAATTCTCATTAGTTAAAGCCGCCCGCAAAATATTAACCATGGGCCCTAAATACATCATCATTAAAAAAGGTGAGCACGGTGCATTGCTGTTCCATGAAGATAAGATTTTTAGTGCCCCCGCCCTTCCATTGGCCGAAGTATTTGACCCCACAGGCGCAGGCGATACTTTTGCAGGCGGCTTTATTGGGTACATGGCCAAAGTAGGCACCGTTAATTTCAACAACATGAAAAACGCCATCATTTTTGGCTCGGCCCTGGCTTCATTCTGTGTTGAAAAATTTGGTTCAGAAAGATTAAGAAACCTTAGCGAAGAGGAAATAGCCGCCCGGATCCAGGAGTTTGTAGGCTTATCTAAATTTGAATTGTAA
- a CDS encoding acyl-CoA dehydrogenase, with amino-acid sequence MDTLLTDIPSTGGYDFAMNENQQMVGQMAKDFADRYIKPHVMEWDEAQVFPIDLFKQLGELGMMGVFVPEQYGGSGFGYFEYVTVISEIAKVCGAIGLSVAAHNSLCTGHILAFGNEEQKLKWLPKLATAEWLGAWGLTEANTGSDALGMNTTAVLDGDHYVVNGSKNWITHGKSGDVAVVMVRTGNKGDSHGISALVIEKGTPGFTHGKKENKLGMRASETTELIFDNCRVPKENLLGVEGEGFKQAMKVLDGGRISIAALSLGIAKGAFEAAVAYAKERRQFGQPIGNFQGIAFKLANMATEIEAAELLIMQAADLKNRHLPVTKQSAMAKYFASETAVRTATEAVQIFGGYGYTKDFPVEKFYRDAKLCTIGEGTSEIQKIVISREVLKA; translated from the coding sequence ATGGATACTTTGTTAACCGATATCCCCTCAACAGGCGGGTATGATTTTGCTATGAACGAAAATCAGCAAATGGTTGGCCAGATGGCCAAAGACTTTGCCGACCGTTATATTAAACCTCATGTAATGGAATGGGACGAAGCCCAGGTTTTCCCTATCGACTTATTTAAACAATTGGGCGAGCTTGGCATGATGGGCGTTTTTGTGCCCGAACAATATGGCGGCTCCGGTTTCGGATATTTTGAATATGTAACCGTGATCAGTGAAATAGCCAAAGTTTGCGGTGCTATAGGTTTATCAGTCGCCGCCCATAATTCACTTTGTACGGGACATATCCTTGCCTTTGGCAATGAAGAGCAAAAGCTTAAATGGCTGCCCAAACTGGCCACTGCCGAATGGCTTGGCGCCTGGGGATTAACCGAGGCCAACACCGGTTCGGACGCGCTGGGTATGAACACCACCGCCGTTTTGGATGGCGACCATTATGTAGTGAACGGCTCAAAAAACTGGATAACCCATGGTAAATCGGGCGATGTGGCGGTAGTGATGGTGCGTACAGGCAACAAAGGCGATTCGCACGGGATCTCGGCACTGGTAATTGAAAAAGGTACACCGGGTTTTACCCATGGCAAAAAAGAAAACAAGCTGGGTATGCGTGCCTCAGAAACCACGGAGCTTATTTTTGATAACTGCCGTGTGCCAAAGGAAAATTTGCTGGGTGTTGAGGGAGAAGGCTTTAAACAGGCCATGAAAGTGTTAGACGGCGGCAGGATTTCGATAGCGGCGCTTTCGTTAGGGATTGCAAAAGGTGCTTTTGAAGCGGCGGTTGCTTACGCCAAAGAACGCCGCCAGTTTGGACAACCCATTGGTAATTTCCAGGGGATAGCATTTAAACTGGCCAATATGGCTACCGAAATTGAAGCGGCCGAACTGCTGATCATGCAGGCTGCCGATCTGAAAAACCGCCATCTGCCGGTCACAAAACAATCGGCCATGGCCAAATATTTTGCCTCAGAAACGGCAGTGCGTACGGCCACCGAGGCTGTTCAGATCTTCGGTGGATACGGTTATACCAAGGATTTTCCTGTTGAGAAGTTTTATCGTGATGCCAAACTTTGTACCATAGGCGAAGGCACCAGTGAGATCCAGAAGATTGTGATTAGCAGGGAAGTGTTGAAAGCATAA
- a CDS encoding acyltransferase family protein, whose product MDNNKLITKPHYPILDGLRGVAAIIVVTFHLTEPLGSGHLDIIVNHGYLAVDFFFLLSGFVIGYAYDDRWHKMTIGSFFKRRIERLQPMVILGMTLGAIGFYFTDCTLWPLIHTVPVWKMLLVMLIGYTILPVPLSLDIRGWQEMHPLNSVGWSLFFEYIANILYAVWIRKFSKTTLSVLVCVAAVALAHLAITNGDVSGGWTLNVEQVRVGITRTIYPFFAGLLLSRVAKPARVRHTFLWCSVLIAIILYMPRIGGAAHLWMNGIYESVCIIIIFPLIVYLGAGGKVHTQVENRVCRFLGDISYPLYLVHYPLVYFYVAWISNHKGVTIVQAWPYALAILIGAIFMAYITLKWYDEPVRSWLRKKLG is encoded by the coding sequence ATGGACAATAATAAACTGATCACCAAACCACATTACCCGATACTGGATGGCTTACGCGGTGTTGCAGCCATTATCGTAGTTACCTTTCACCTAACCGAACCATTGGGGAGCGGTCATCTGGATATCATAGTTAACCACGGGTACCTGGCTGTCGATTTCTTTTTCCTGCTATCGGGTTTCGTTATCGGTTATGCTTATGACGATCGCTGGCATAAAATGACAATCGGCAGTTTTTTTAAACGCCGTATCGAGCGCCTTCAGCCAATGGTAATTCTCGGGATGACATTGGGTGCCATAGGTTTTTATTTTACAGATTGTACGCTGTGGCCGCTCATTCATACTGTACCGGTTTGGAAGATGCTACTGGTAATGCTGATCGGTTATACCATCCTGCCGGTACCGCTGTCTTTGGATATTCGCGGCTGGCAGGAAATGCATCCTCTTAACAGCGTAGGATGGTCATTGTTCTTTGAATACATCGCCAACATTCTTTATGCGGTTTGGATAAGAAAATTTTCAAAAACTACATTGTCGGTTTTAGTATGCGTTGCAGCTGTAGCACTTGCGCACCTGGCTATCACCAATGGAGATGTCAGTGGCGGCTGGACACTTAATGTGGAGCAGGTACGCGTTGGCATTACCCGTACCATATACCCATTCTTTGCCGGCCTGCTGCTTTCGCGTGTTGCGAAACCCGCCCGCGTCAGGCACACGTTTTTATGGTGCAGTGTTTTAATAGCGATAATATTATATATGCCGCGCATCGGCGGTGCTGCCCATCTTTGGATGAACGGGATCTACGAGTCCGTTTGCATCATTATCATTTTTCCGCTTATCGTTTATCTTGGTGCCGGCGGTAAGGTTCATACCCAAGTGGAGAACAGGGTATGCAGGTTTCTCGGCGATATATCCTATCCTCTTTACCTGGTGCATTATCCGTTGGTTTATTTTTATGTAGCATGGATCAGCAATCATAAAGGCGTAACCATAGTGCAGGCCTGGCCTTATGCCTTAGCTATTTTGATTGGTGCAATTTTCATGGCGTATATTACTTTGAAATGGTATGATGAGCCGGTTCGTAGCTGGCTGCGAAAAAAACTTGGGTAA
- a CDS encoding hybrid sensor histidine kinase/response regulator: MRPILLFIWCLYLLFPGLSYSQTPALKFKQLSTNEGLSQSHVVTIIKDSRGFMWFGTEDGLNKYDGYKFTHYKHDQNNKTTIIDNYVLAITEDSYHNLWIGTESGLDRFDRASNTFIHYSNHLTFAVQSVFLDSKKRMWLGTSKGLYLFNAANGSFKRFTHAANGTNSIANDFIYQVTEDNNGWLWIGTDDGLFHFNPQNGKFIGYVHDPANQNSIGASWVKAVYKDSKGNIWAGTHGGGLALYNNKNNSFINFKHDPDNSNSICHNDILSILENSDGKLWIGTENGGISVLDYPANKFTCYKFDANDHYSLSNNSVYCLYKDDTGNTWIGTYSGGVDFLPGFGDKFSSYSQNPNNPNSLSNNNVLAISGDDSDENIWIGTDGGGLNLFNRKKKTFVHYLHSDNNSNTISNNYVMAIVPINKDVIGIGYHIGGFDLFDKKKGTFTHHMPQANNPRSLSLSDINNMYKDRDGNIWLGTWKGGLNHYNVKTGLFTRYRNNPEDNNSIGSDIVTSVFQDKQGNMWIGTDNGLDVLNPKTGRFTHYRHDEGDKHSLSNNTIEAVTQTDNGDIWIGTNGGGLNLFNKHSQTFTIFTERQGLPNNVIYSILKDRKGNFWLSTNKGISRFNPKTKAIRNYGMSDGLQGDEFKGHSGFQTADGEMFFGGVNGFSTFYPDSLKDNDFIPPVYITGLQIFNKEISAGAKNSPLQKDISETDSINLSYKHSVLTFEFAALNYTIPEKNQYAYKLEGFDKDWNYVGNKRTATYTNLDPGSYTFRVKASNNDGKWNNKGTFIIINIKPPFWLTWWFKLIVALIFIISGPAFYLIRTRSILKQKAELERQVKERTEQLARAIEVEKKLAVEAEEANKAKSIFLATMSHEIRTPMNGVIGMASLLAETPLDEEQRTFAESIQTCGEDLLAVINDILDFSKIESGNMELEEKDFSLRTCIEEVFDVFALKAAHLKLDLVYQIDYDVPAQIIGDSLRLRQILINLISNAIKFTKKGEIYVAVHLLSISEDNHIELGFEIKDTGIGISADKLHRLFKAFSQVDSSTTRQYGGTGLGLVISEQLVKLMGGKISVESEVDKGSTFRFSIHSQKSLLQDPVQINHTMQGFEKSEILVVDDNDTNCRILKAQLEQWQLSPVVAKSGELALEILAQQHDFKLVITDMQMPFMDGIELATLIRAKYPELPIMLLSSISYVFHKDNPGLFCSILTKPAKQHNLYKHIIKELGKHVNSATHEPLHSDTANHKLPDNFSESYPLRILVAEDNQMNQKLIMKILSKLGYEAALAADGLEVLDLVNKKTFDVILMDVQMPKMDGLEATRIIKKRFPERPFIIAMTANALQSDLQICIDAGMDDYISKPFKLDDLVKKLVKWAGKHTSDT, translated from the coding sequence ATGAGGCCAATATTGCTTTTTATCTGGTGTTTATACCTGCTTTTTCCCGGATTATCCTATTCGCAAACACCCGCCCTTAAATTTAAGCAGCTTAGTACGAACGAAGGTCTTTCCCAAAGCCATGTAGTAACCATTATTAAAGATAGTCGCGGCTTTATGTGGTTTGGCACCGAAGATGGCCTTAATAAATACGACGGTTATAAATTTACGCATTATAAGCACGACCAGAATAATAAAACAACCATCATCGATAACTATGTATTAGCTATAACGGAAGACAGTTATCATAATTTATGGATTGGAACCGAAAGCGGGCTTGACAGATTTGACCGGGCCTCAAATACATTTATCCACTATTCCAATCATTTAACTTTTGCTGTACAGTCTGTTTTTTTGGATAGTAAAAAAAGGATGTGGCTGGGCACCAGCAAAGGTTTATATCTGTTTAATGCTGCAAATGGTTCATTTAAAAGATTTACACATGCCGCGAATGGTACAAACAGTATAGCTAACGATTTCATTTACCAGGTTACTGAGGATAATAATGGCTGGTTATGGATAGGCACCGATGACGGACTTTTCCATTTTAATCCACAAAACGGTAAGTTTATTGGTTATGTTCATGATCCTGCAAACCAAAACAGCATCGGCGCCAGCTGGGTAAAGGCGGTATACAAAGATAGCAAGGGCAATATTTGGGCAGGTACACATGGAGGAGGCCTGGCATTATATAACAATAAAAATAATTCGTTTATAAATTTCAAACACGACCCTGATAACAGCAACAGTATTTGCCATAACGATATTCTTTCGATACTCGAAAACAGCGACGGGAAGCTCTGGATAGGGACCGAAAATGGCGGCATAAGTGTGCTCGACTATCCGGCCAATAAATTTACTTGCTACAAATTTGACGCAAACGACCATTACAGCCTGAGCAATAACTCGGTTTATTGTTTATATAAAGATGATACAGGGAATACCTGGATAGGCACTTATTCGGGCGGTGTTGATTTTTTGCCTGGCTTTGGCGATAAATTCAGCTCCTACAGTCAAAACCCAAACAACCCGAATAGTTTGAGCAATAATAATGTGCTGGCCATCTCCGGCGATGATAGTGACGAAAATATTTGGATAGGCACCGATGGGGGCGGCCTTAATTTATTTAACCGGAAGAAAAAGACCTTTGTTCATTACCTGCATAGTGATAATAACAGCAACACCATAAGTAATAATTATGTAATGGCCATTGTGCCAATAAATAAAGATGTTATTGGTATTGGCTATCACATTGGCGGGTTTGACCTGTTTGATAAAAAGAAAGGAACCTTTACCCATCATATGCCCCAGGCAAATAATCCGCGCAGCCTTTCCCTTTCCGATATCAACAATATGTATAAAGACCGTGACGGCAATATATGGTTAGGAACCTGGAAAGGGGGGCTTAATCATTATAACGTAAAAACCGGTCTTTTTACAAGGTACAGGAACAACCCGGAGGATAATAACAGCATAGGCAGCGATATTGTTACCTCGGTATTCCAGGATAAACAGGGCAATATGTGGATAGGTACGGATAACGGGCTGGATGTATTAAACCCTAAAACAGGCCGTTTTACACATTACAGGCACGATGAAGGGGATAAACACAGCTTATCAAACAATACCATCGAGGCGGTTACCCAGACTGATAACGGTGATATATGGATAGGCACAAACGGCGGCGGACTTAATCTGTTTAACAAGCATAGCCAAACATTTACCATATTTACCGAAAGACAGGGTTTGCCCAATAATGTGATCTATTCGATTTTGAAAGACCGTAAAGGCAACTTCTGGTTAAGCACCAACAAAGGGATCTCCCGATTTAATCCCAAAACAAAAGCCATCAGAAACTATGGCATGTCTGACGGGCTGCAGGGAGATGAATTTAAAGGCCATTCCGGTTTTCAAACTGCTGACGGGGAAATGTTTTTTGGCGGCGTAAACGGCTTCAGTACCTTTTATCCTGATAGTTTAAAAGATAATGACTTTATCCCGCCTGTTTATATTACCGGCTTGCAGATTTTCAACAAAGAGATAAGCGCCGGTGCTAAAAACTCCCCGCTTCAAAAAGATATCAGCGAAACTGACTCCATAAACCTATCCTACAAACACTCGGTACTTACATTTGAGTTTGCGGCACTGAATTATACCATTCCCGAAAAAAATCAATATGCCTACAAGCTGGAAGGGTTTGATAAAGATTGGAACTATGTTGGCAATAAAAGAACAGCCACTTATACCAACCTCGATCCCGGTAGTTATACATTCAGGGTCAAAGCATCAAATAACGATGGCAAATGGAATAACAAAGGCACATTCATCATCATCAACATTAAGCCTCCTTTTTGGCTTACCTGGTGGTTTAAATTAATTGTAGCTTTAATTTTTATAATCAGCGGCCCGGCTTTTTATCTTATCCGCACACGTTCTATATTAAAACAAAAGGCCGAGCTTGAGCGCCAGGTAAAAGAACGCACCGAGCAACTGGCCCGCGCTATAGAGGTTGAAAAAAAATTAGCAGTTGAGGCCGAAGAAGCTAACAAGGCTAAAAGCATATTTTTGGCTACAATGAGCCACGAGATCCGCACACCTATGAATGGGGTAATCGGGATGGCGTCATTACTGGCCGAAACTCCTTTGGATGAAGAACAGCGTACCTTTGCCGAATCAATACAAACCTGCGGCGAAGACCTCTTGGCGGTGATTAACGATATTTTAGATTTTTCGAAAATAGAATCGGGCAATATGGAGCTGGAGGAAAAGGATTTTAGCCTGCGTACCTGTATTGAAGAAGTTTTTGATGTTTTTGCCTTAAAAGCCGCCCACCTAAAGCTTGACCTGGTTTACCAGATTGACTATGATGTACCGGCGCAAATTATTGGCGACAGTTTAAGGCTTCGCCAGATCCTGATCAATTTAATTAGTAACGCTATTAAGTTTACCAAAAAGGGTGAAATTTATGTAGCCGTGCATTTGCTCAGCATATCAGAAGATAACCACATCGAATTAGGCTTTGAGATAAAAGATACCGGCATTGGCATTTCTGCCGATAAGCTGCACCGTTTATTTAAAGCGTTTTCGCAGGTTGATTCATCAACCACCCGGCAATACGGAGGTACAGGTCTTGGCCTGGTTATCAGCGAACAACTTGTAAAATTAATGGGCGGCAAAATCAGCGTGGAAAGTGAAGTTGATAAAGGAAGTACGTTCAGGTTTTCTATTCACTCGCAAAAAAGTTTACTGCAGGACCCTGTACAAATAAACCACACTATGCAGGGATTCGAAAAGAGTGAAATTTTGGTTGTAGATGATAATGATACCAATTGCAGGATTTTAAAGGCTCAGCTGGAGCAGTGGCAACTAAGCCCGGTAGTAGCCAAATCGGGCGAACTGGCTCTTGAGATCCTGGCGCAGCAGCATGATTTTAAGCTTGTTATTACCGATATGCAAATGCCCTTTATGGATGGGATTGAACTGGCAACCTTAATACGGGCCAAATACCCCGAATTACCTATAATGCTGTTGAGCTCCATCAGTTATGTTTTCCATAAAGATAACCCCGGTTTGTTTTGTTCTATACTAACCAAACCTGCAAAACAGCATAATTTATATAAGCACATTATAAAGGAGCTTGGCAAGCATGTAAATTCTGCCACTCATGAGCCACTGCACAGCGATACTGCAAATCATAAACTGCCTGATAATTTTTCGGAAAGCTACCCATTGAGGATTTTGGTTGCCGAAGATAACCAGATGAACCAGAAACTGATCATGAAGATATTGAGTAAATTAGGATATGAAGCTGCTTTGGCAGCAGACGGTCTGGAGGTACTGGATTTGGTTAATAAAAAAACGTTCGATGTTATTTTAATGGATGTACAAATGCCTAAAATGGATGGCCTGGAAGCCACGCGAATAATAAAGAAGCGTTTCCCCGAACGGCCCTTTATTATTGCGATGACGGCCAACGCCCTCCAATCCGACCTGCAAATTTGTATAGATGCAGGTATGGACGATTATATAAGCAAACCATTTAAATTGGATGACCTGGTTAAAAAACTGGTGAAATGGGCAGGGAAGCATACAAGTGACACGTAA